GAAAATGGGCATGATGTGCGTTTATGGTCCTACAATCCTAAGCAAGTCGAGGAATTAAATACGCAACACACCAACAGCCACTATATTAAGAACTTTACGTTTCCGAAATCCCTAGTCGCTTACGCGGATATGGCGAGTGCCATTGACGGCGTGGATGCGATCCTGTTTGTAGTGCCGACCAAGGCCGTGCGGTCCGTGGCCCATGAAGTAGCCGGTATTTTAGCCGCTAAGCACTTGCAGCCGGAATTGATCCATGCCAGCAAAGGGATTGAGCAGAAGACTTACAAGCGCATTTCACAAATCTTAGAAGAAGAGATTCCGGCCGCTAACCGGAAATCCGTGACGGTCTTGTCGGGACCCAGTCACGCCGAGGACGTGGCCCGTCACGACATTACCTTGATCACGGCGGCTAGTGCCAATCCCGAAGCCGCTAAGCACACGCAACAACGGTTCATGACGCCGTACTTCCGGGTCTACACGAATTCTGACGTGATTGGCGTGGAAATTGGTGCGGCATTGAAGAACATCATTGCGTTGGGTGCCGGTGCTTTGCACGGGTTAGGTTACGGGGATAACGCTAAAGCAGCGTTGATGACCCGGGGCTTGGCCGAAATTTCACGGTTAGGGACGTCCTTTGGGGCGGACCCGATGACCTTTATCGGGTTGTCCGGTGTCGGTGACGTGATTGTTACGGCCACTAGTACCAACTCGCGAAACTGGCGGGCCGGCGACGAATTAGGCCGTGGTGAAAAGCTCGATGACGTGATCAGCCATATGGGGATGGTGATCGAAGGTCTGGCAACGACTAAGGCCGCCTACGAGTTATCACAAAAGCGGGGCGTTTCGATGCCCATCACGGAAGCCATTTACCAGGTTCTCTACCAAGGTAAGGACATTAAAACGGCGATTTCCGAACTGATGCAACGTGAGGGTCGGTCCGAGTTTTAGCCATTACTGCGTCATAGATTTGAGGAGGGTTTTAGTTCTTATGAGAAAAGTCAGAAAAGCCATTATCCCGGCGGCGGGTCTCGGGACCCGTTTCTTACCAGCAACCAAGGCGTTAGCCAAGGAAATGCTGCCGATTGTGGATAAGCCAACCATTCAGTTCATCGTCGAAGAAGCCCGTAAATCCGGCATCGAAGACATCGTGGTCGTGGATGGGAAGTCGAAGCGTTCCATCGAAGACCACTTCGATTCCAATCCTGAATTGGAAGCTAACCTAGAAGCTAAGCACAAGGAAAAGATGCTCAAGCAGGTCCAAGAGACCACGGGCATGAACCTGTACTTTATTCGGCAGCCGTATCCCCGGGGATTAGGCGACGCCGTGTTGACGGCCAAAGCCTTTATTGGGGATGAGCCCTTCGTGGTGATGTTGGGTGATGACATGACGGATAGTAAGGTGCCCCTGACCAAGCAACTGATTGATCGATATAACCAGACGGGGGCCTCCACGTTGGCTGTGATGCGGGTTCCCCACAAGGACACGGCCAAGTACGGGGTGATTAACCCGTCCGAGGAAACCATGCCGGGACTGTACAACGTTACGAATTTCGTGGAAAAGCCGCAACCGGATGAAGCCCCGAGTGATTTGGCCATCATTGGCCGGTACCTCTTTACACCGGAAATCTTTGAGGCTCTGGAAAACACACCGATCGGGTTAGGTAATGAGCTGCAATTGACCGACGCCATCGATAACTTGAACAAAACTCAACGCGTCTTTGCCCACGAATATAAAGGTAAGCGTTATGACGTCGGCAATAAGTTCGGTTGGTTGCAAACCAACATCGAATACGGGTTGCAACATCCCGAAACTAAGGCGCAATTACGGCAATACATCAAGGATCTAGGCAAGCGCTTGGATGCCGAAGATCAACCGAAGTCAAAATAGGTGACAAACTTACTTTTTCCTAGTAAAGTAATGGTCAAGCAAATCAGGATGAAGGGGAGTTGTTAACTTGAAGAATTACGATG
Above is a window of Levilactobacillus zymae DNA encoding:
- a CDS encoding NAD(P)H-dependent glycerol-3-phosphate dehydrogenase, with the translated sequence MSEKIAVLGAGSWGSILANVLDENGHDVRLWSYNPKQVEELNTQHTNSHYIKNFTFPKSLVAYADMASAIDGVDAILFVVPTKAVRSVAHEVAGILAAKHLQPELIHASKGIEQKTYKRISQILEEEIPAANRKSVTVLSGPSHAEDVARHDITLITAASANPEAAKHTQQRFMTPYFRVYTNSDVIGVEIGAALKNIIALGAGALHGLGYGDNAKAALMTRGLAEISRLGTSFGADPMTFIGLSGVGDVIVTATSTNSRNWRAGDELGRGEKLDDVISHMGMVIEGLATTKAAYELSQKRGVSMPITEAIYQVLYQGKDIKTAISELMQREGRSEF
- the galU gene encoding UTP--glucose-1-phosphate uridylyltransferase GalU; the protein is MRKVRKAIIPAAGLGTRFLPATKALAKEMLPIVDKPTIQFIVEEARKSGIEDIVVVDGKSKRSIEDHFDSNPELEANLEAKHKEKMLKQVQETTGMNLYFIRQPYPRGLGDAVLTAKAFIGDEPFVVMLGDDMTDSKVPLTKQLIDRYNQTGASTLAVMRVPHKDTAKYGVINPSEETMPGLYNVTNFVEKPQPDEAPSDLAIIGRYLFTPEIFEALENTPIGLGNELQLTDAIDNLNKTQRVFAHEYKGKRYDVGNKFGWLQTNIEYGLQHPETKAQLRQYIKDLGKRLDAEDQPKSK